In Blautia wexlerae DSM 19850, a single window of DNA contains:
- a CDS encoding ABC transporter permease, with translation MNFWDLLKIEFMKVRRSKIIPLIFIAPLLVVISGVASLSNYFTPEYTNAWPAMFIQSALVYAYYLLPFSMIVVCVMIAGRETGNNGILKMLALPVSRYALSIAKFCVLTFYLFMEMVVFLVVFVIAGVVATQTMGITETLPILHLLKWCLGLFLTMLPCIAAMWAITVLFEKPLLSVGLNLLFVIPGVLVANTPLWIVYPYCYSGYLVSCSLHDFTAETSDAAFSMFPFLPCAIVVFGLFFALAVTQFGKKEMR, from the coding sequence ATGAATTTTTGGGATTTACTCAAAATCGAGTTTATGAAAGTAAGACGCTCCAAAATTATACCCTTGATTTTCATTGCGCCTTTATTGGTAGTGATTTCCGGGGTTGCAAGTTTGAGCAACTATTTTACGCCGGAATACACTAATGCGTGGCCTGCCATGTTCATTCAAAGTGCGCTTGTCTACGCCTACTATCTGCTCCCGTTCAGCATGATTGTAGTCTGCGTGATGATCGCAGGGAGAGAAACAGGAAATAACGGGATTCTGAAAATGTTGGCATTGCCGGTCAGCCGCTATGCATTATCCATTGCAAAGTTTTGTGTGCTTACCTTTTATCTGTTCATGGAGATGGTGGTGTTTCTTGTTGTGTTCGTAATCGCTGGGGTGGTTGCGACACAGACAATGGGAATAACAGAAACCTTACCGATCCTGCATCTGTTGAAATGGTGCTTAGGATTGTTTCTGACAATGCTGCCATGTATTGCGGCTATGTGGGCAATCACCGTACTGTTTGAAAAGCCGCTTCTTTCCGTGGGATTGAATTTGTTGTTTGTGATTCCCGGTGTATTGGTTGCAAATACGCCGCTGTGGATTGTTTACCCGTACTGTTACAGCGGTTATCTCGTATCCTGCTCGCTCCATGATTTTACAGCAGAAACTTCCGATGCCGCATTTTCGATGTTTCCGTTCTTGCCGTGTGCGATTGTAGTGTTTGGTCTGTTTTTCGCGCTGGCTGTCACCCAATTTGGGAAAAAAGAAATGAGGTAA
- a CDS encoding ABC transporter ATP-binding protein, translating to MDYIITTEQLTKKYKNFISVNNVSLHIRKGSIYGFLGPNGAGKSTTMKMLLGLTAPTKGSFTIDGKQFPGDRIAILKEIGSFIEAPSFYANLTGRENLDIIRRILGLPKADVEDALELVGLTEFGDRLAKKYSLGMKQRLGLAGALLGRPPILILDEPTNGLDPSGIHEIRNLVKSLPSLYDCTVLISSHMLSEIELIADDIGILNHGRLLFEGSMNDLRQYALQSGFAADNLEDVFLSMVEKDNMDRKQRAKL from the coding sequence ATGGACTATATCATTACAACGGAACAGTTGACAAAGAAGTACAAAAATTTCATCTCGGTCAACAATGTTTCGCTTCATATTCGCAAGGGCAGCATTTACGGTTTCCTTGGCCCCAACGGTGCGGGAAAATCCACGACCATGAAAATGCTGCTGGGCCTGACTGCACCGACAAAGGGCAGTTTTACCATTGACGGGAAGCAGTTTCCGGGTGATCGGATTGCCATTCTCAAAGAGATAGGCTCTTTCATTGAAGCTCCGTCTTTCTACGCAAACCTGACCGGGCGGGAAAATCTCGATATTATCCGCCGCATTTTGGGGTTGCCAAAAGCCGATGTGGAAGATGCTCTGGAGTTGGTGGGGCTGACCGAGTTTGGCGACCGGCTGGCAAAGAAGTATTCGCTGGGGATGAAGCAACGCTTGGGCCTTGCCGGGGCACTGTTAGGGCGTCCGCCGATTCTGATCCTGGATGAACCCACCAACGGCCTTGACCCGTCCGGCATCCACGAAATCCGCAATCTGGTAAAATCTTTGCCCAGCCTTTACGACTGCACGGTGCTGATCTCGTCCCATATGCTGTCTGAAATTGAATTGATTGCGGATGACATTGGAATTCTCAACCACGGGCGGCTGCTGTTTGAGGGTAGCATGAATGATCTTCGTCAATACGCCCTGCAATCTGGCTTCGCTGCGGACAATCTGGAAGATGTGTTCCTTTCTATGGTTGAGAAAGACAACATGGATAGAAAGCAGAGGGCAAAATTATGA
- a CDS encoding IS4 family transposase gives MNRTNICKNIVQSIKDYITDQVKLEPHRVEKHFVRRRKLSLLQVIIYLFFSSKASMFQNLSQIREELGTLSFPDVSKQALSKARQFINPSLFKELYYLSVDLFYSQIPSRKLWQGYHLFAVDGSRIELPNSKSTFDFFGEMSSYPDPNRRYTMGLASIIYDVLDDYILHASIHKFLSSERAAALEHLKVLEDMGLYNNSIIIFDRGYYSEDMFRYCVEHGHLCVMRLKEGINLSKKCNGDMISILQRTSKEGTSDVPIRVLEIPLDDGTKEYLATNLFDPAVTKDMFRELYFYRWPVELKYKELKSRFAMEEFSGATAVSIQQEFYINMLLSNLASLIKNEADEEIQISAKSTNKFRYQANRAFIIGRIKSIVPKILCGLFELSIIEQLYTDAVRCRSQLLPGRSFPRKKLKSKGRSHFRNKKASF, from the coding sequence ATGAATCGAACTAATATTTGTAAAAATATCGTCCAATCCATTAAAGATTATATCACAGATCAAGTTAAACTGGAACCCCATCGGGTGGAAAAACATTTTGTACGGCGAAGAAAACTTTCCCTTTTGCAAGTTATTATTTATCTGTTCTTCTCTTCAAAAGCTTCCATGTTCCAGAATCTTTCACAGATCAGAGAAGAACTGGGCACGCTTTCTTTTCCGGATGTTTCAAAACAGGCACTTTCCAAAGCCAGACAGTTCATTAATCCTTCACTGTTCAAGGAACTTTATTATCTTTCTGTTGATCTGTTTTACAGCCAGATCCCTTCAAGAAAGCTGTGGCAGGGTTATCATCTTTTTGCAGTAGATGGTTCCAGGATCGAACTTCCGAATTCAAAATCAACTTTTGATTTCTTTGGCGAAATGTCCAGCTATCCTGATCCAAACCGACGTTATACCATGGGACTGGCTTCAATAATTTATGATGTTCTGGATGATTATATCCTTCATGCATCTATCCATAAATTTCTTTCCTCTGAACGAGCAGCTGCATTAGAACATCTTAAAGTTCTTGAAGATATGGGACTATATAACAACAGTATTATTATTTTTGACAGAGGTTATTATTCAGAAGATATGTTCCGCTACTGTGTAGAGCATGGGCATCTCTGTGTTATGAGACTGAAAGAGGGAATCAATTTATCTAAAAAATGCAATGGTGATATGATTTCCATTCTTCAGAGAACTTCAAAAGAAGGTACTTCCGATGTACCCATACGTGTCCTTGAGATTCCGCTTGATGATGGTACAAAAGAATATCTTGCAACAAACCTGTTTGATCCTGCTGTTACAAAAGATATGTTCCGGGAACTTTACTTCTACAGATGGCCGGTAGAACTTAAGTACAAAGAACTAAAAAGCCGCTTTGCCATGGAAGAGTTTTCCGGTGCTACTGCAGTGTCTATACAGCAGGAATTTTATATAAATATGCTTTTATCGAATCTGGCCTCTCTTATAAAAAATGAAGCAGATGAAGAAATACAGATTTCTGCCAAAAGCACAAATAAGTTCCGTTATCAGGCCAATCGTGCATTTATCATTGGACGGATCAAAAGTATTGTTCCCAAAATACTCTGCGGACTGTTTGAGCTTTCAATTATTGAACAGTTATATACAGATGCTGTACGCTGCAGATCACAGCTCCTGCCCGGCAGGTCGTTTCCAAGGAAGAAATTGAAATCCAAGGGACGTTCACATTTCCGAAATAAAAAAGCTTCTTTTTAA
- a CDS encoding response regulator transcription factor produces the protein MDNSFLHSKRLLLVDDEQELLKMVSDILKDAGFETVLTATSVKEAILTAKEETPDLIVLDVMLPDGDGFSLMQQLRTFTNVPIIFLTAKDEASDKLSGLGLGADDYISKPFMPQELLLRIYAVLRRTYKEDSPLLVLDGCTIDFSRAEVHKGSEIISLTAKEHTLLETLARNAGKIVTVDTLCEALWGDNPFGYENSLNAHVRRVREKIETDPSKPVSLITIKGLGYKLIARK, from the coding sequence ATGGATAATTCCTTTTTGCATAGTAAAAGGCTCTTGTTGGTAGATGACGAGCAGGAGTTATTGAAGATGGTATCAGATATATTGAAAGATGCGGGATTTGAAACTGTCCTTACCGCTACGTCGGTCAAAGAAGCTATTTTGACCGCAAAAGAGGAAACTCCCGATTTAATTGTTTTGGATGTCATGCTGCCGGATGGGGATGGCTTTTCTCTGATGCAGCAGCTCCGCACTTTTACCAATGTGCCGATTATTTTTCTGACAGCAAAAGACGAAGCATCAGACAAACTATCGGGCTTGGGGCTTGGGGCAGACGACTACATTTCAAAGCCCTTTATGCCACAGGAATTATTACTGCGTATCTATGCGGTGCTGCGCCGAACTTATAAAGAGGATTCTCCGCTGCTTGTTTTAGATGGGTGTACGATTGATTTCAGTAGAGCCGAAGTCCATAAGGGTAGTGAGATTATTTCTCTAACTGCCAAAGAACACACCTTGCTGGAAACCCTTGCCCGCAATGCGGGAAAAATTGTTACCGTAGATACTCTTTGTGAAGCATTATGGGGTGATAACCCTTTTGGCTATGAAAACAGCCTAAACGCTCATGTCCGGCGTGTCCGGGAAAAAATTGAAACCGATCCATCAAAACCTGTGTCCCTGATAACCATTAAAGGATTGGGCTATAAGCTGATAGCAAGGAAGTGA
- a CDS encoding ABC transporter permease, translating into MKTLAIELRKEKRTGVIPVLLAVGILGAAYAFVNFIVRKDTLLNLPLAPMDVLLTQLYGMIMVLNLFGIVVAACMIYNIEFKGSAVKKMYMLPVSVPAMYLSKFLILTVMFLVAIMLQNLVLAQIGMTDLPDGAFEMGTLVRFAGYSFITSMPVLSFMLLISSRFENMWVPLGIDVAGFLSGMALANSEVALLLVHPFVIILKPAVAMSAQPDLIVTLVALAETLLFLAVGLWLAKYRRYE; encoded by the coding sequence ATGAAAACGCTGGCAATCGAACTTCGGAAAGAAAAGCGAACCGGCGTAATCCCCGTGTTGCTGGCTGTTGGCATCTTGGGAGCTGCCTACGCATTTGTCAATTTCATTGTGCGGAAGGACACGCTTTTGAATCTGCCGTTGGCTCCGATGGATGTCCTGCTGACCCAGCTTTACGGCATGATTATGGTGCTGAACCTGTTCGGCATCGTAGTTGCGGCCTGCATGATCTACAACATAGAGTTTAAGGGAAGCGCTGTCAAGAAGATGTATATGCTTCCCGTAAGCGTTCCCGCGATGTACCTGAGCAAATTTCTGATTCTGACGGTCATGTTTCTGGTTGCAATCATGCTGCAAAATTTGGTACTTGCACAGATTGGCATGACTGACTTACCGGACGGAGCATTTGAAATGGGTACGCTGGTGCGCTTTGCCGGATACTCTTTTATTACATCCATGCCGGTGTTGTCGTTTATGTTGTTGATTTCCTCGCGTTTTGAAAATATGTGGGTGCCGCTTGGAATTGATGTCGCCGGTTTTCTAAGTGGTATGGCTCTTGCAAATTCGGAGGTGGCACTTTTGCTGGTACATCCTTTTGTGATTATTTTGAAACCGGCGGTAGCTATGAGCGCCCAGCCAGATCTGATAGTTACCCTTGTTGCTTTGGCAGAAACACTGTTGTTCCTTGCCGTAGGCTTGTGGTTAGCGAAATACAGACGCTACGAGTAA
- a CDS encoding response regulator produces the protein MKRILIVDDNTEYLQILSSVLSGEFETITATGVEDALDTLQTITVDAICSDFNMKDGTGLDLLEKIRQQGLNNCASHSRYFQ, from the coding sequence ATGAAACGAATATTGATAGTGGATGATAACACGGAATATCTGCAAATCCTGTCATCCGTGCTATCGGGTGAATTTGAAACGATTACGGCTACGGGCGTTGAGGACGCATTGGATACACTTCAAACAATCACAGTAGATGCAATTTGCTCCGACTTCAATATGAAAGATGGCACGGGGTTGGATTTACTTGAAAAAATCCGTCAACAAGGTTTGAATAACTGCGCGTCGCATTCTCGTTACTTTCAGTGA